A genomic stretch from Onychostoma macrolepis isolate SWU-2019 chromosome 02, ASM1243209v1, whole genome shotgun sequence includes:
- the znf830 gene encoding zinc finger protein 830 isoform X1: MASLQKRKKVVNQEDLRRLMKEKKKQSSERQKRVDSPYAKYSSEGQLSCALCNAPLKSALLWQTHVLGKPHRDKVSELKSRDSTSTPSSSSSSSSSSSSALKRPAAESASVSGKRARLPVSAGEPLAVRTSVNTGAAGGQREQSGGLGLLAGHYDDDDDDEGGGSSSKAEDAAGLPLDFFDSSAPPAVSHSGSVSKADEEESAAERKDSAAEPLPEGFFDDPVRDAKVRNVDTPRDQMDREWEEFQKELRQVSSASEAIVAEEDEEGRLERQIDEIDEQIQCFRRVEALRSRQEEVRSVTMRERRRTEETQTHTSAEEEEEEEELVHVLTQDWRAKGALA, encoded by the exons ATGGCTTCGCTACAGAAGAGGAAGAAGGTGGTGAATCAAGAGGATTTGCGGCGCTTAatgaaggagaagaagaagcagTCTAGCGAGCGTCAGAAGCGCGTCGATTCTCCGTACGCCAAATACAGCAGTGAGGGTCAGCTGAGCTGCGCGCTGTGTAACGCGCCGCTGAAGAGCGCGCTGCTCTGGCAGACACACGTGCTGGGAAAACCGCACAGAGATAAAGTGAGCGAGCTGAAGAGCAGAGACAGCACGAGCAcaccttcctcctcctcctcctcctcctcctcctcctcctccgcgCTGAAGAGGCCCGCGGCGGAGAGCGCGTCTGTGTCCGGGAAGCGCGCGAGGCTTCCGGTCAGCGCAGGTGAGCCGCTGGCGGTCAGAACGAGTGTAAACACAG GAGCTGCAGGAGGTCAGCGGGAGCAGTCTGGGGGTCTGGGGCTCCTCGCCGGACactatgatgatgatgatgatgatgaaggtggAGGCTCCAGCAGTAAAGCTGAAGACGCTGCTGGTCTCCCGCTGGATTTCTTCGACTCCTCGGCTCCTCCGGCCGTGTCTCACTCCGGCTCCGTCTCTAAAGCGGACGAGGAGGAGAGCGCAGCGGAGAGGAAGGACAGCGCGGCCGAGCCGCTGCCCGAGGGCTTCTTCGACGACCCGGTGCGTGACGCTAAAGTGAGGAACGTGGACACGCCGCGGGATCAGATGGACCGGGAGTGGGAGGAGTTCCAGAAGGAGCTGCGGCAGGTGAGCAGCGCGTCTGAGGCCATCGTGGCGGAGGAGGACGAGGAGGGCCGGCTGGAGCGGCAGATCGACGAGATCGATGAGCAGATCCAGTGCTTCCGGCGCGTGGAGGCGCTGCGCTCCAGACAGGAGGAGGTGAGGAGCGTGACGATGAGAGAGAGACGCCGGACGGAGGAGACGCAGACACACACCAGCgctgaggaggaagaggaggaggaagagctGGTGCATGTGCTCACGCAGGACTGGAGAGCCAAAGGAGCTCTCGCCTAA
- the znf830 gene encoding zinc finger protein 830 isoform X2: MASLQKRKKVVNQEDLRRLMKEKKKQSSERQKRVDSPYAKYSSEGQLSCALCNAPLKSALLWQTHVLGKPHRDKVSELKSRDSTSTPSSSSSSSSSSSSALKRPAAESASVSGKRARLPVSAGAAGGQREQSGGLGLLAGHYDDDDDDEGGGSSSKAEDAAGLPLDFFDSSAPPAVSHSGSVSKADEEESAAERKDSAAEPLPEGFFDDPVRDAKVRNVDTPRDQMDREWEEFQKELRQVSSASEAIVAEEDEEGRLERQIDEIDEQIQCFRRVEALRSRQEEVRSVTMRERRRTEETQTHTSAEEEEEEEELVHVLTQDWRAKGALA; this comes from the exons ATGGCTTCGCTACAGAAGAGGAAGAAGGTGGTGAATCAAGAGGATTTGCGGCGCTTAatgaaggagaagaagaagcagTCTAGCGAGCGTCAGAAGCGCGTCGATTCTCCGTACGCCAAATACAGCAGTGAGGGTCAGCTGAGCTGCGCGCTGTGTAACGCGCCGCTGAAGAGCGCGCTGCTCTGGCAGACACACGTGCTGGGAAAACCGCACAGAGATAAAGTGAGCGAGCTGAAGAGCAGAGACAGCACGAGCAcaccttcctcctcctcctcctcctcctcctcctcctcctccgcgCTGAAGAGGCCCGCGGCGGAGAGCGCGTCTGTGTCCGGGAAGCGCGCGAGGCTTCCGGTCAGCGCAG GAGCTGCAGGAGGTCAGCGGGAGCAGTCTGGGGGTCTGGGGCTCCTCGCCGGACactatgatgatgatgatgatgatgaaggtggAGGCTCCAGCAGTAAAGCTGAAGACGCTGCTGGTCTCCCGCTGGATTTCTTCGACTCCTCGGCTCCTCCGGCCGTGTCTCACTCCGGCTCCGTCTCTAAAGCGGACGAGGAGGAGAGCGCAGCGGAGAGGAAGGACAGCGCGGCCGAGCCGCTGCCCGAGGGCTTCTTCGACGACCCGGTGCGTGACGCTAAAGTGAGGAACGTGGACACGCCGCGGGATCAGATGGACCGGGAGTGGGAGGAGTTCCAGAAGGAGCTGCGGCAGGTGAGCAGCGCGTCTGAGGCCATCGTGGCGGAGGAGGACGAGGAGGGCCGGCTGGAGCGGCAGATCGACGAGATCGATGAGCAGATCCAGTGCTTCCGGCGCGTGGAGGCGCTGCGCTCCAGACAGGAGGAGGTGAGGAGCGTGACGATGAGAGAGAGACGCCGGACGGAGGAGACGCAGACACACACCAGCgctgaggaggaagaggaggaggaagagctGGTGCATGTGCTCACGCAGGACTGGAGAGCCAAAGGAGCTCTCGCCTAA